From Pseudobacteroides sp., a single genomic window includes:
- a CDS encoding glycoside hydrolase family 9 protein: MKRISKFFLVLFVLVCIIPKTPVSAAETNFNYVDAFAKSILFYEASWCGPDAGNNRIKWRGPCHIEDGKDVGLDLTGGFHDCGDHVKFGLPQCYSASALAWNYYEFKDVFIDKGQDKYMLNILKHFTDYFLKCFPNKTTFYYQFGEGNTDHAYWGPPELQTYNRPTYFVATPEKPGSDVAGDAAAALALMYLNYKDIDLKYAEKCLAAAKDLYDFGITYRGNSEAQGFYVPSGYYDELMWGATWLYIITNDKRYMDDIYKLMNEKGMGGDNEYQDHWTNCWDYVFSSTFLKLSQISDDPKFKRIALEHMDYWMNTVKTTPGGLKWLTGWGVCKYPAAESMIMLVHYKNTGEKKYLDFAKGQIDYILGKNPKKMSYMVGFGDNYPKFPHHRAASGMLEGWPGDETKQAPERHILYGALVGGADANDEYIDDVEKYVYTETGLDYNAGLVGALAGLSKYYGDGQVPEETPGIEGEPPQYYAEARVTKEDNQVSEVEIWMHNILTSPPQYETGLSLKYFIDLSEFGPGKVNLSTFMQNAYWSPNGAKMSPIKPWDEAKNIYYVDITFPDQKLYGKSYVQFFIANYNGTQWNASNDYSRAGLNEKSFTITQNIPVYKNGEQVFGKDPSGGTPSVPPSPTAKPTATTGYKISGFIKPDMTLGADTAGVLRSGFKVEVIGSELSAETNQNGYFEIDNVPQNAVGYTLKVSKKNYLYREIKNVLIAKDVQISTQSVPIIMWPGDLEVNGVQDNAINLSDIIEIAKHFNSTSGDGKYKENGDLNRDGAINMSDVIIIAMHFNKVPEDYM; encoded by the coding sequence ATGAAAAGAATCAGCAAATTCTTTTTGGTTTTATTTGTTTTGGTATGTATTATACCGAAAACTCCGGTGTCAGCAGCAGAGACAAATTTCAACTATGTAGATGCATTTGCAAAATCCATTTTGTTTTATGAAGCAAGCTGGTGCGGACCTGATGCCGGAAACAACAGGATTAAGTGGCGTGGACCATGCCATATTGAAGATGGCAAGGATGTGGGACTCGATTTAACAGGAGGTTTCCATGACTGCGGAGACCATGTCAAATTCGGCCTGCCCCAATGTTATTCAGCTTCGGCTCTTGCATGGAATTATTATGAGTTTAAGGATGTTTTTATTGATAAGGGCCAGGATAAGTATATGTTAAATATACTCAAGCATTTTACTGATTATTTTTTGAAGTGTTTCCCGAACAAAACTACCTTCTATTACCAGTTTGGTGAGGGGAATACAGACCATGCCTATTGGGGGCCTCCTGAGCTTCAGACATATAACAGGCCAACTTATTTTGTTGCTACACCTGAAAAACCAGGGTCGGATGTAGCAGGTGATGCGGCCGCTGCTTTAGCTCTTATGTACCTAAATTACAAGGACATAGATCTAAAATATGCCGAGAAGTGCCTGGCAGCAGCAAAGGATTTATATGATTTCGGTATAACCTATAGAGGAAACAGTGAAGCACAAGGGTTCTATGTACCTTCAGGTTATTACGATGAACTCATGTGGGGTGCCACCTGGCTTTACATTATCACAAACGACAAGAGGTATATGGATGATATTTATAAGCTTATGAATGAAAAAGGTATGGGCGGAGATAATGAGTATCAGGATCACTGGACCAACTGCTGGGATTATGTGTTTTCCAGCACATTCCTGAAGCTTTCTCAAATTTCAGATGATCCTAAATTCAAGAGAATAGCTTTAGAGCATATGGATTACTGGATGAATACTGTAAAGACTACTCCAGGTGGGCTCAAATGGCTGACTGGCTGGGGCGTGTGCAAGTATCCTGCGGCAGAGAGTATGATTATGCTTGTACATTACAAGAATACGGGTGAGAAGAAGTACCTTGACTTTGCGAAAGGCCAGATTGACTATATTCTGGGTAAAAACCCCAAGAAAATGTCTTATATGGTTGGGTTTGGAGACAACTATCCCAAGTTCCCTCATCATAGAGCGGCAAGTGGAATGCTTGAGGGCTGGCCGGGAGATGAAACAAAGCAAGCACCTGAAAGGCATATTCTATATGGTGCTCTCGTAGGGGGTGCTGATGCAAATGATGAATATATTGATGATGTGGAAAAGTATGTATACACAGAGACGGGATTGGACTATAATGCAGGTCTTGTGGGGGCTCTTGCAGGATTAAGCAAATACTACGGGGATGGGCAGGTACCGGAAGAAACACCGGGTATTGAAGGAGAACCGCCTCAATATTATGCTGAAGCCAGAGTAACAAAAGAAGACAATCAGGTGTCCGAGGTTGAAATTTGGATGCATAATATTTTGACTTCACCTCCTCAATATGAAACCGGATTATCCCTTAAATACTTTATCGACTTGTCGGAATTTGGTCCTGGAAAGGTAAATTTGTCAACGTTTATGCAAAATGCATATTGGTCTCCCAATGGGGCCAAAATGTCCCCAATCAAGCCCTGGGATGAAGCTAAAAACATCTACTATGTAGATATAACCTTCCCGGATCAGAAGCTTTATGGGAAATCCTATGTCCAATTTTTCATAGCAAACTATAACGGTACTCAGTGGAATGCATCAAATGACTACTCAAGAGCTGGGTTAAACGAGAAAAGCTTTACGATTACCCAAAACATACCCGTTTATAAAAACGGTGAACAGGTATTCGGAAAGGATCCGTCAGGCGGGACTCCATCAGTACCTCCTTCTCCTACAGCTAAGCCTACAGCGACAACAGGATATAAGATATCAGGCTTTATAAAGCCTGATATGACATTAGGAGCTGATACAGCCGGTGTATTGAGATCAGGTTTTAAGGTGGAGGTTATCGGCTCTGAATTGTCCGCTGAGACTAACCAAAACGGTTATTTTGAGATTGATAATGTTCCTCAAAATGCTGTTGGCTATACATTGAAGGTGAGTAAGAAAAATTATCTTTACAGGGAAATTAAAAATGTATTAATCGCAAAGGACGTACAGATTAGCACACAAAGCGTACCGATTATCATGTGGCCCGGAGACCTGGAGGTTAACGGTGTGCAAGACAATGCAATAAATCTGTCGGATATTATTGAGATTGCAAAACACTTTAACAGCACTTCGGGTGATGGAAAATATAAAGAGAATGGTGACTTAAATAGAGATGGTGCTATAAATATGAGTGATGTTATTATTATAGCAATGCATTTTAATAAAGTACCCGAAGATTATATGTAA
- a CDS encoding SPASM domain-containing protein, whose product MYIYKCWNDAGVTDKSIGNVNSSVKIEDKVKLNNVNYMTWSPLDFSECRECKYLPICMGGCPYIGMKYKKPNCENWKYQLEEYLKITYLLSND is encoded by the coding sequence ATATATATATATAAATGTTGGAATGATGCGGGTGTAACAGATAAATCCATTGGAAACGTTAACAGCTCTGTAAAAATAGAAGACAAGGTGAAATTGAATAATGTTAATTATATGACATGGAGTCCATTGGATTTCAGTGAATGCAGGGAATGCAAATATCTGCCCATTTGTATGGGCGGCTGTCCATATATAGGAATGAAGTATAAAAAGCCTAACTGTGAAAACTGGAAATACCAATTGGAAGAATATCTTAAAATAACGTATTTGCTAAGCAATGATTAG
- a CDS encoding radical SAM protein, whose protein sequence is MKASRYNFFWTLNDDVKIAFNSLTCALAQIDDEFINIIDNIEDIEHENLEEDKKKLIDEMLRGNYILTDDVDELKLVEYRMNEGKYHDYGLFLTIAPTLECNFKCPYCYEYPTAGKMSDETKNAILSWITAVAAKKGDIHVTWYGGEPLIASETIFDFSRKAIKICEESNVKYHAGMVTNGYLLNDEIIEQLISSNVNSVQITLDGPPNIHNKRRILKLNGEGTFDVLLSNIKKLKAKNILCNIRMNVDNENSSFVKDLLDILKENNLQDLPLSLGKVTSYTDACDHIAESCMHTKQFSEININTLKLLLQNRFRVNDRMLYPNIIGNYCGATQMSSYVIDPKGYIYINVGMMRV, encoded by the coding sequence ATGAAGGCTTCAAGATACAATTTTTTCTGGACTCTCAATGACGATGTGAAAATTGCTTTTAATAGTCTTACTTGTGCACTCGCACAAATAGATGATGAGTTTATAAATATTATAGATAATATTGAAGACATAGAGCATGAGAATCTTGAAGAAGATAAAAAGAAGCTTATTGATGAGATGCTTCGTGGAAACTATATCTTAACTGATGATGTTGATGAGTTAAAGCTGGTTGAATACAGGATGAATGAAGGAAAGTATCATGACTATGGCCTGTTTCTTACAATAGCACCAACTCTTGAATGTAACTTTAAATGCCCTTACTGTTATGAGTACCCGACAGCAGGTAAAATGAGCGATGAAACTAAGAACGCAATTCTAAGCTGGATTACTGCGGTTGCTGCAAAAAAAGGAGACATACATGTAACCTGGTATGGCGGAGAGCCTCTTATTGCAAGTGAAACTATTTTTGATTTTTCCCGGAAAGCCATTAAAATATGTGAAGAAAGCAATGTTAAATACCATGCAGGAATGGTTACAAACGGTTATTTGCTAAACGATGAGATAATAGAACAATTAATATCCTCAAATGTTAACTCGGTTCAAATAACATTGGATGGACCTCCCAATATTCATAACAAGAGAAGAATACTTAAGCTAAACGGAGAAGGTACTTTCGATGTACTTCTGTCAAACATCAAAAAGCTAAAAGCAAAGAACATATTATGTAATATAAGAATGAACGTAGATAATGAAAATTCATCTTTTGTCAAAGACCTTCTTGATATACTTAAGGAGAACAATCTTCAGGATCTGCCTCTTTCCCTTGGGAAAGTTACATCTTATACCGATGCCTGTGACCATATAGCCGAATCCTGCATGCATACCAAGCAATTTTCAGAAATAAATATCAATACCTTAAAGCTGCTACTTCAAAACCGTTTCAGAGTAAATGACAGAATGTTATACCCAAATATTATAGGAAACTACTGCGGTGCAACCCAGATGTCTTCATATGTCATAGATCCTAAGGGATATATATATATAAATGTTGGAATGATGCGGGTGTAA
- a CDS encoding ABC transporter ATP-binding protein, with the protein MCSQPFIEYFKNLVFINITERITLSIREKLFEKIIHAPLKFFDSVKKGEIISRVLNDGGALSSFLSKKLGILSLEVQTSLDDLCTVINQSCDKILPIKALSLEKLTVKEFKSASYNLHTSSLKISKYSVTLGTFLSVMVVSSLSIIYGYGAYLVMEGSLSIGQVVAMSPDILVLKNINMNIRNNEFAAIVGKSGSGKSTLINILMGFYSIPEGKIYIGGKDISKMGVEALRKNIGFVPQRIELLIKA; encoded by the coding sequence ATGTGTTCACAACCATTTATAGAATACTTTAAAAACCTTGTTTTTATTAACATTACTGAAAGAATAACACTTTCAATACGGGAAAAGCTTTTTGAAAAAATTATTCATGCACCGCTGAAATTTTTTGATTCCGTTAAAAAAGGTGAAATAATTTCGAGAGTTTTGAATGATGGTGGGGCATTAAGTTCTTTTTTGAGTAAAAAGCTTGGGATATTGTCTCTTGAAGTTCAGACCAGCCTTGATGATCTATGCACTGTTATAAATCAGTCTTGTGATAAGATTCTGCCAATTAAGGCCTTATCCCTTGAAAAACTGACTGTAAAGGAATTTAAAAGTGCATCATATAATCTACATACATCCAGCTTAAAGATTTCCAAATACAGCGTTACTCTAGGAACATTTTTATCTGTAATGGTGGTATCCTCATTATCGATAATTTACGGTTATGGAGCTTATCTAGTCATGGAAGGCTCCTTAAGTATCGGACAGGTTGTAGCTATGAGCCCGGATATTCTGGTATTAAAAAATATTAACATGAATATAAGAAACAACGAATTCGCAGCTATTGTAGGTAAAAGCGGATCAGGAAAGAGTACACTTATAAACATCTTGATGGGTTTTTACAGCATTCCGGAAGGAAAGATTTATATTGGAGGAAAAGATATAAGCAAAATGGGTGTGGAAGCCCTACGGAAAAATATCGGTTTTGTTCCGCAGCGGATTGAGCTTTTAATAAAAGCATAA
- a CDS encoding ATP-binding cassette domain-containing protein, which translates to MDNIRRGRLDAKDEEVIEACRKVELHEKIMSLPHGYETVINENLNFSGGESQKLGIARALLRKPSLIILDEPTSSLDPHSEKTIKNIIGKIKNHCTVLVIAHRLTTILNADRIFILEDGKIADEGSHDSLIQRNNLYFNFVSGSFIKQSL; encoded by the coding sequence ATGGATAACATAAGACGGGGAAGACTTGATGCTAAAGATGAGGAAGTTATTGAAGCATGCAGGAAGGTGGAGCTCCATGAAAAAATTATGAGCTTGCCTCACGGCTATGAGACAGTAATAAACGAGAATTTGAATTTTTCAGGGGGTGAAAGTCAAAAGTTGGGGATAGCAAGGGCTCTTTTGAGAAAGCCTTCTTTAATTATTCTTGATGAACCCACATCTTCATTAGATCCTCACAGTGAGAAAACAATTAAAAATATAATTGGTAAAATCAAGAACCATTGTACTGTGCTGGTAATTGCACACAGACTTACCACCATACTAAATGCTGATAGAATATTTATCCTGGAGGATGGAAAAATTGCAGATGAAGGAAGTCATGATTCCCTTATACAAAGAAATAATTTGTATTTTAATTTTGTGTCAGGTTCATTTATAAAACAATCGTTATAA
- the fusA gene encoding elongation factor G produces the protein MKRQFSLENTRNIGIMAHIDAGKTTTTERILFYSGKLHRLGEVHDGSAAMDYLPQEQDRGITITSAATTAEWKGHRINIIDTPGHVDFTVEVERSLRVLDGSVALFCAKGGVEPQSETVWRQADNYGVPRLAFVNKMDIIGADFYNCVAMMKNRLKTNAVPLQLPIGNEDSFCGIVDLITLKAYFYKDESGKILEEGSIPEDMMNLVDEYRIVLLETAAEQNEELMVKYLSGDMLSIDEIKEALRKATIAAIITPVLCGSAYRNKGIQQLLDAVIDYLPSPLDVGPIKGISMDGETGIERSADDQGPFSALAFKIISDTYIGKLCFFRVYSGTLKAGSYVYNSSKGKRERIGRILQMHANHREDIEMAYAGDIAAAVGLKDTTTGDTLCSEDNVVILESMIFPEPVISVAVEPKTKAEQSKMSIALQKLSEEDPTFRVHTDKETGQTIIEGMGELHLEIIIDRMKTDFNVTANVGKPKVAYRETIRKKAKAEGKLVKQTGGSGQYAHCVLEVEPLARGSGFEFVSKITGGAIPKEFIGPIESGVRDALNYGVLGGYSVVDIKVTLIDGSYHDEDSSEIAFRTAASMAFKEACHKASPVLLEPIMKVDVSVPEEYTGDGIGEINMRRGRIEGMEARSGYQMIMANVPLSEMFEFSTPLRSKTQGRGTFSMQISHFAEVPNNIQDCVLG, from the coding sequence ATGAAAAGACAATTTAGTTTGGAAAACACTAGAAACATTGGTATTATGGCTCATATTGATGCTGGTAAAACCACTACAACAGAAAGGATTTTGTTCTACTCAGGCAAGCTTCATCGTTTGGGCGAGGTTCATGACGGAAGTGCAGCGATGGATTATTTACCACAGGAGCAGGACAGAGGTATTACAATTACATCTGCGGCCACTACGGCAGAGTGGAAAGGACATAGAATTAATATCATTGATACCCCAGGTCATGTAGATTTTACAGTTGAAGTGGAAAGATCGCTTCGCGTTTTAGATGGCTCAGTTGCATTATTCTGTGCTAAAGGCGGAGTGGAGCCCCAATCAGAAACCGTGTGGCGGCAGGCCGACAACTATGGCGTACCACGGCTTGCATTTGTAAACAAAATGGATATCATAGGAGCAGATTTCTACAACTGTGTTGCCATGATGAAGAATAGGTTAAAAACAAATGCCGTACCTCTTCAGCTTCCTATTGGCAATGAAGATTCCTTCTGCGGTATTGTGGACCTTATTACATTAAAGGCCTACTTTTACAAGGACGAATCGGGTAAAATCTTAGAGGAAGGCTCAATACCTGAAGATATGATGAACCTTGTAGATGAGTATCGCATTGTTTTACTGGAAACAGCTGCAGAACAAAATGAAGAGCTTATGGTAAAGTATCTTTCAGGAGATATGTTATCGATTGATGAGATTAAAGAGGCCCTTAGGAAAGCTACTATTGCTGCAATCATAACACCGGTGCTTTGCGGATCAGCTTACAGAAACAAAGGCATTCAGCAGCTTTTAGATGCGGTGATTGATTATCTTCCATCACCACTAGATGTTGGTCCTATAAAAGGTATATCAATGGATGGCGAGACTGGTATTGAAAGATCCGCCGATGATCAGGGACCTTTCTCAGCTCTGGCATTTAAGATTATATCAGATACTTACATAGGTAAGCTTTGCTTTTTCAGAGTATACTCTGGAACATTAAAAGCCGGTTCCTATGTGTATAATTCTTCAAAAGGTAAAAGAGAAAGGATAGGTCGGATCTTACAAATGCATGCTAATCACCGCGAAGACATTGAGATGGCTTATGCAGGCGATATCGCGGCTGCAGTCGGACTAAAAGATACAACTACTGGAGACACCCTATGTTCGGAAGATAATGTAGTAATTCTTGAATCTATGATATTTCCCGAGCCGGTGATCTCAGTTGCTGTTGAGCCTAAGACAAAAGCAGAACAAAGCAAAATGAGCATTGCATTGCAAAAACTATCGGAAGAAGATCCTACGTTCCGGGTACATACCGATAAAGAAACCGGTCAAACCATAATTGAAGGAATGGGAGAACTTCACTTGGAGATCATTATAGACCGCATGAAGACTGATTTTAACGTTACAGCCAATGTTGGCAAACCCAAGGTGGCTTACAGGGAAACCATTCGCAAGAAAGCTAAAGCAGAAGGTAAACTGGTAAAACAAACCGGCGGAAGCGGTCAATATGCTCACTGTGTGTTAGAGGTTGAGCCCTTAGCACGCGGAAGCGGTTTTGAGTTCGTTTCCAAAATTACAGGCGGAGCTATCCCAAAGGAATTCATAGGGCCTATAGAGTCTGGCGTTCGAGATGCTTTGAATTACGGTGTATTAGGAGGATATAGTGTAGTCGATATAAAAGTTACCCTCATTGACGGGTCATACCATGATGAGGATTCCTCAGAAATAGCTTTTAGAACTGCCGCTTCAATGGCATTTAAAGAAGCATGTCATAAAGCAAGTCCTGTACTTTTAGAACCCATCATGAAAGTTGATGTATCTGTGCCGGAAGAATATACCGGTGACGGGATTGGAGAAATCAATATGAGGAGGGGCAGAATAGAAGGAATGGAAGCAAGATCCGGCTATCAAATGATCATGGCAAATGTCCCTCTATCAGAAATGTTTGAGTTCTCCACACCTCTTCGCTCCAAAACTCAGGGCCGCGGAACTTTCAGCATGCAAATAAGTCACTTTGCAGAAGTTCCAAATAACATCCAAGACTGTGTTTTAGGTTAG
- a CDS encoding carbohydrate-binding family 25 protein — protein sequence MGILDFFKKKSSVPVINADCKSSGCNECGCESFDVELADEILYDNYSKGVTVSTVGDKVKLTYSGLLTKSGASGVFAVVGFGDNDDWQNTSTYPMNSTNQHMYELSIPAVDSKQINVAFKDDANNWDNNSGENYSFYIQ from the coding sequence ATGGGTATATTGGATTTTTTCAAGAAGAAAAGTAGTGTGCCTGTGATTAATGCTGATTGCAAATCATCCGGATGTAATGAATGCGGATGTGAAAGTTTTGACGTAGAGCTTGCAGATGAAATACTTTATGATAACTATTCAAAAGGTGTTACGGTTTCAACTGTAGGAGACAAAGTAAAACTGACATATAGCGGACTTCTTACGAAAAGTGGTGCTAGTGGAGTGTTTGCAGTAGTGGGCTTTGGTGACAATGATGACTGGCAGAATACTTCAACTTACCCTATGAATAGTACCAACCAACACATGTATGAATTATCAATTCCTGCAGTAGATAGCAAACAGATAAACGTAGCCTTTAAGGATGATGCAAACAATTGGGATAATAATTCAGGTGAAAATTATAGTTTTTATATCCAATAA
- a CDS encoding GNAT family N-acetyltransferase has product MNYKIRKAKKRDMSAINELWCKLSYDQISKDPYFDQNIEFKEYGNLRFAMSKKYCAIFVAEVQNKIVGFIETVLHHKDYYFPADDYAYVFHMYVEEDYRMGLTLSTDLVKATEAWAASMGCSYLEADVLSHNTKMETLIKYYKFKPYTARYVKRLREK; this is encoded by the coding sequence GTGAATTATAAAATAAGAAAAGCCAAAAAGCGGGATATGAGTGCAATCAATGAATTATGGTGCAAGCTATCCTATGATCAAATCAGTAAAGACCCATATTTTGACCAAAATATTGAATTTAAAGAGTATGGCAATTTAAGATTTGCAATGAGCAAAAAATATTGTGCTATATTTGTTGCCGAAGTACAAAATAAAATAGTAGGTTTTATAGAGACGGTTTTGCATCATAAAGACTATTACTTTCCCGCTGATGATTATGCATATGTGTTTCACATGTACGTTGAAGAAGATTACAGGATGGGACTGACCTTAAGTACCGATCTTGTTAAAGCCACAGAAGCATGGGCAGCATCTATGGGCTGCAGCTACTTAGAAGCTGATGTTTTGAGTCATAACACCAAAATGGAAACACTTATAAAATACTACAAGTTTAAACCTTACACGGCACGGTATGTTAAAAGGTTAAGGGAGAAATAA